A stretch of the Chlamydia pecorum E58 genome encodes the following:
- a CDS encoding Nif3-like dinuclear metal center hexameric protein: MNVADLVTYLDTLLSSSTFSDYGPNGLQVGNSHAHVSKIAVGVTADLNTIELAAKHNANVLIVHHGLFWKGMPYPLTGALYKRIQQLFHHDIHLLAYHLPLDAHPTLGNNWKTALDLQWQNLKPFGSSLPYLGVQGSFPPIPIEAFIDTLSYYYKAPVLGKALGGPNTISSAALISGGAYKELSHAANENIDCFITGNFDEPAWSTALENHIHFLAFGHTATEKVGPKALCEHLQNHLNITTTFINTMNPF; the protein is encoded by the coding sequence ATGAATGTTGCCGATCTCGTTACATATCTCGACACGCTTCTTTCTAGTAGCACATTTTCTGATTACGGCCCCAATGGCCTACAAGTAGGAAACTCCCATGCTCATGTATCCAAAATCGCAGTGGGAGTAACTGCAGACCTAAACACTATAGAACTCGCAGCAAAGCATAACGCAAATGTGCTTATTGTTCATCATGGGCTATTTTGGAAAGGCATGCCCTATCCCTTAACAGGAGCCCTATATAAACGCATCCAACAACTTTTTCACCACGACATACATCTCCTCGCCTACCACCTTCCTTTAGATGCTCATCCAACCTTAGGAAACAACTGGAAAACAGCTTTAGATCTTCAATGGCAAAATCTAAAACCTTTTGGCTCTTCTCTTCCTTATCTTGGCGTGCAAGGATCTTTTCCTCCCATACCCATAGAAGCATTTATAGACACCCTTTCATACTACTACAAAGCGCCCGTGCTAGGCAAAGCTTTGGGAGGACCTAACACCATCTCTTCTGCAGCGCTGATATCCGGAGGAGCTTATAAAGAGCTCTCCCATGCTGCAAATGAAAATATAGACTGCTTTATCACTGGGAACTTCGATGAACCTGCCTGGTCAACAGCCCTAGAAAATCACATCCATTTCCTTGCTTTCGGACATACAGCAACAGAAAAGGTTGGTCCTAAAGCTCTATGTGAGCACTTACAAAATCACCTTAACATTACAACCACATTTATCAATACCATGAACCCATTTTAG
- the rpiA gene encoding ribose 5-phosphate isomerase A, whose translation MEQDPYLFSKKNLARSVLSEVSSGMVLGLGSGSTSREFIRALAGEIQNRELSIHAVASSQDSYVLAKSLGIPLENEETFLSLDLVVDGADEIDPQLRMIKGGGGAIFREKILLQSAKRRIILVDESKQVPVLGKFGVPVEIAPFGRRSVISAMESLGYRGAWRLTSSGEFFLTDNGNYIYDIRVPEMYPRPEEDLLKLLQIHGIIDVGFVIEDIEVWFGDNHGRIHKKHSGST comes from the coding sequence ATGGAACAGGATCCCTATCTTTTCTCGAAAAAGAATTTGGCGCGTAGTGTTCTTTCTGAGGTTTCCTCAGGGATGGTTCTGGGTTTGGGAAGTGGCTCCACATCTAGAGAGTTCATCCGAGCTCTTGCTGGGGAGATCCAGAATCGAGAGCTTTCTATTCATGCTGTGGCTTCTTCTCAGGATTCCTACGTGCTTGCCAAGAGTCTAGGTATTCCCTTGGAGAATGAAGAGACATTTTTATCTTTAGATCTTGTTGTGGATGGAGCAGATGAAATTGACCCTCAACTGCGTATGATTAAGGGGGGGGGTGGGGCAATTTTTCGAGAAAAGATCCTTCTTCAGTCTGCGAAACGTCGTATTATTCTTGTAGATGAGAGTAAACAAGTTCCGGTGTTGGGGAAGTTTGGGGTTCCTGTAGAGATTGCGCCGTTTGGAAGGAGATCTGTAATTTCTGCAATGGAGAGCTTGGGTTATAGGGGAGCGTGGCGTCTCACAAGCTCTGGAGAGTTTTTCCTTACAGATAACGGCAACTATATATATGACATTCGTGTCCCGGAAATGTATCCTCGTCCGGAAGAGGATTTGCTTAAACTGTTACAAATTCATGGTATTATTGATGTCGGGTTTGTTATAGAGGACATTGAGGTGTGGTTTGGTGATAACCATGGCCGAATTCATAAGAAACATTCTGGCTCTACATGA
- a CDS encoding YqgE/AlgH family protein: MTRVPYALLEKGSLLIASPDMEQGVFSRSVILLCEHNLSGSFGLILNKTLGLELSEDVFSFEKTTSDNVRFCMGGPLQANQMMLLHSCSEIPEQTMEICPSVYLGGDLAFLQDVASEDEGTIVNLCFGYSGWQAGQLEREFLEGAWLLSRASKDYVFFHEPENLWSSVLRDLGGRYASLATVPENLLLN, from the coding sequence ATGACTAGAGTTCCTTATGCCTTATTAGAGAAGGGGTCTTTATTAATTGCTTCTCCGGACATGGAACAAGGTGTGTTTTCTCGTAGTGTGATTTTATTATGTGAACATAACTTAAGTGGATCATTCGGGTTAATTTTAAACAAAACTTTAGGATTGGAACTCTCTGAAGATGTGTTTTCTTTTGAGAAGACTACTAGTGATAACGTGCGTTTCTGTATGGGGGGGCCGCTACAAGCAAATCAAATGATGTTGTTACACTCTTGTTCAGAGATTCCAGAGCAGACTATGGAGATCTGTCCTTCGGTATATCTAGGAGGAGATCTTGCTTTTCTTCAAGATGTGGCTTCTGAAGATGAGGGCACAATTGTAAACCTATGTTTTGGCTATAGTGGATGGCAGGCAGGTCAGTTGGAACGAGAGTTTTTAGAGGGCGCATGGCTTTTGTCTCGTGCAAGCAAAGATTATGTCTTTTTCCATGAGCCTGAGAATCTATGGTCTTCGGTTCTTCGAGACTTGGGAGGGAGATATGCTTCTCTTGCTACTGTCCCTGAAAATCTCTTGTTAAATTAG
- a CDS encoding bifunctional nuclease family protein, producing MNFENELLEKVPLVLVNFYKVVSFRHYAGIILGTEEKKFAIYGHVSMAKAFRGLDISAVTSMTSMPPYLEMPQERPCTHEVLNFVCSGFDIRVSRVVIHDYQEDIFYTRMFLEQKQGDLLYVADVDARPSDSIPLAVAHKVPILCTKTVYDHVTSYED from the coding sequence ATGAATTTTGAAAACGAACTTTTAGAGAAAGTTCCTTTAGTTCTAGTGAATTTTTATAAAGTTGTAAGCTTTCGTCATTATGCAGGAATTATTTTAGGTACGGAGGAAAAGAAATTTGCTATATATGGACATGTTTCTATGGCAAAAGCTTTCCGAGGGCTAGATATTTCTGCTGTGACTTCTATGACTTCCATGCCTCCTTATTTGGAGATGCCTCAGGAGAGACCTTGTACCCATGAGGTATTGAATTTTGTTTGCTCAGGGTTTGATATTCGTGTTTCTCGTGTCGTTATCCATGACTACCAAGAGGATATCTTTTATACGAGGATGTTTTTAGAACAAAAGCAAGGAGATCTCCTCTATGTTGCAGATGTTGATGCGCGTCCTAGTGATAGTATTCCTCTTGCTGTTGCCCATAAAGTTCCGATTCTTTGTACAAAGACGGTTTATGATCATGTAACTTCCTATGAAGATTAA